One segment of Paraburkholderia sp. PGU19 DNA contains the following:
- a CDS encoding GNAT family N-acetyltransferase — protein sequence MNLDYRQAVPEDSEWLFDTYRRTMKGFVASTYGWDDDLQRAGFAKSLRQGSCQIVTWEDKQCGFVHWDIEPDLVWLRMLCIVPEMQNRSIGRASIAKVISLSNHLQKPLYLHVLVCNRVAYDWYSRIGFVEFENDGKVSTLVLAAIT from the coding sequence ATGAATCTGGATTATCGGCAGGCTGTACCTGAAGACTCGGAATGGCTATTCGACACGTATCGGCGAACGATGAAAGGTTTCGTTGCCTCGACGTATGGCTGGGACGACGACTTGCAGCGGGCTGGGTTTGCCAAAAGCCTTCGCCAAGGCTCTTGTCAAATAGTGACATGGGAAGACAAGCAATGCGGATTTGTGCACTGGGACATCGAACCCGATCTCGTATGGCTGCGGATGCTTTGTATCGTGCCCGAGATGCAAAACAGGTCAATTGGCCGTGCCTCGATTGCCAAGGTGATCTCGTTGTCCAATCATTTACAAAAGCCGCTGTACTTGCATGTACTCGTATGCAATCGAGTTGCCTATGACTGGTACAGCAGAATCGGTTTTGTCGAATTCGAAAACGATGGCAAGGTTTCCACTTTGGTACTTGCTGCGATAACGTAA
- a CDS encoding LysR family transcriptional regulator: MPTLRMLKTFKAVARTGSFSAAADKVALTQAAVSLQMRGLEEALGRQLFDRRGRQITLTQHGQSIWPKVEQILDLLAELEGKPADAMEGPVTIGAVVSVIGALSLAVARLKAAHPRLDVRLLSARSDELANMVEVGEVDVAAVVARADESLPDTLKWTTLYTEPMMLIVSRDVADNDPQRILRSQGFLRFDRRVRTGQVVEQALEKAGLMVNEYLELNSIETIVALVREKVGVAVLPLLIRGNWLNDPLLRVIPISSPPTLRTVGMVQRASDDRKALMREIVDTLQAMPRDRA; encoded by the coding sequence ATGCCGACGCTTCGCATGTTGAAGACCTTCAAGGCCGTTGCCCGCACCGGCTCGTTCTCGGCCGCCGCCGATAAAGTCGCGCTGACGCAGGCCGCCGTCAGCCTGCAGATGCGCGGGCTCGAAGAGGCGTTGGGGCGGCAACTGTTCGATCGTAGGGGGCGGCAGATTACGTTGACGCAGCACGGCCAGTCGATCTGGCCAAAGGTCGAGCAGATTCTCGATCTGCTGGCCGAACTGGAGGGCAAGCCGGCTGATGCCATGGAAGGGCCTGTCACGATCGGCGCAGTCGTGTCGGTGATCGGGGCGTTGTCGCTGGCCGTGGCGAGGCTAAAGGCAGCCCATCCTCGGCTCGACGTGCGCCTGCTGTCGGCACGCTCGGATGAACTGGCGAACATGGTGGAAGTGGGCGAAGTAGATGTCGCTGCCGTGGTCGCGCGCGCGGACGAATCGCTGCCTGACACGCTGAAGTGGACCACGCTTTATACGGAGCCGATGATGCTGATAGTAAGCCGCGACGTCGCCGACAACGATCCGCAGCGCATCCTGCGCAGCCAAGGCTTTCTGCGTTTCGACCGGCGCGTGCGCACCGGCCAGGTTGTCGAGCAGGCGTTGGAAAAAGCGGGCTTGATGGTCAACGAGTATCTCGAACTCAATTCGATCGAAACGATCGTCGCGCTGGTGCGTGAGAAGGTCGGCGTCGCGGTGCTGCCGCTGCTGATACGCGGCAACTGGCTGAACGACCCGCTGCTACGCGTGATCCCCATTTCAAGCCCGCCGACGCTGCGCACGGTCGGCATGGTGCAGCGCGCGTCGGATGACCGCAAGGCACTGATGCGCGAGATCGTCGATACATTGCAAGCGATGCCGCGCGACAGGGCGTGA
- a CDS encoding adenylate/guanylate cyclase domain-containing protein has translation MDIELWLGGLGLEQYTQAFADNDIDAAMLSGLTDADLKELGVRSLGHRKRLLAAIAQLPASGADAPPVAQPALDKPVAPAISPPVEERRQVTVLFADLCGFTALSQTLDPEELRELIGRFTGLVDGIVLAYGGTIDKHIGDAVMALFGAPRAHETDPLRAARAALDIHDALDQLSAKSARSLQAHIGIASGEVVAGAVSRADAQDYTVHGDAVNLAARLVSAAGARQTLLSDGVRRALGDSAICEPIGEMHFKGIDVPARAWRLSCVVREPARASRSRFVGRKAELEQFRGIVRACIEQRAGHVVYVRGDAGIGKTRLVDEMRVFAHTHRFAVHRGLVLDFGVGKGQDPVRAIIDSLLGLSPAADIEERKAVAARLVGNGIIQPEQCVFLDDLLDLPQSGEWRTLYDAMDHGARKRGKQAVVAALTADACRRGASMIVVEDLHWADAEVLGYLSAFASGIGGGTGLLVMTSRIEGDPLDAARRARMRDTPLATIDLGPLRRDEALTLAGNFIDATQRVALACIERADGNPLFLEQLLHNAEEGSGDAVPASIQSLVLARMDRLEARDRVAFQAASVIGQRFGLALLRRLIDEPDYDCGTLVANALVLPEGDDFLFAHALIQESAYSTLLRARRRELHRRAADWFADSDAVLRAQHLDRAEDERAPQACLDAAHAQRTAHFTESALHLIERGLRIAQSPRDTHALTCFKGELQCDLGDIPASIATYRSAVDAAPDDASRCVAQLGLAEGLRVSEGLSEALALLDAAQQIAEREDSVSELARLHHLRGNILFPLGRIDDCRIEHERGLAYAQRLGLPEAEARALGGLADAAYAQGRMRTAFEHFSRCVALSREHGFGRIEVANRSMQGFSRIYLNEAREACVDAIAASREAALVGQPRAQLLCETLGAFACYETGDMRAAQVHLEQEMRLIRQLGARRFEAQNLEMQARVLLESGQREEAARVLRESLALCQEVGMQFSAPKALSALSRAVDDDVERTRLLAEGADLLRRGAVGHNHLWFYRDAIDAMLSMRDPAGTLRYVEALEQYTRAEPLPWAQLFAARGRALAAALDDSADEGFFLELQGVRVALAAAGFDGARRAVDAALAVNQTSRKRDR, from the coding sequence ATGGATATCGAACTGTGGCTGGGCGGACTTGGGCTCGAGCAATACACACAGGCCTTTGCCGACAACGACATCGACGCGGCGATGCTGTCCGGGCTCACTGACGCGGATCTGAAGGAACTCGGCGTTCGCTCGCTCGGGCATCGCAAGCGGCTGCTGGCGGCGATTGCGCAGCTGCCGGCTTCGGGAGCCGATGCGCCGCCGGTGGCCCAGCCTGCCCTCGATAAACCTGTCGCGCCCGCAATCAGCCCGCCAGTGGAAGAGCGCAGGCAGGTCACCGTGCTCTTCGCCGACCTGTGCGGCTTCACCGCGCTCTCGCAAACACTCGATCCCGAAGAACTGCGCGAACTGATCGGCCGCTTCACCGGGCTGGTCGACGGCATCGTGCTCGCGTATGGCGGCACCATCGACAAGCACATAGGCGATGCCGTGATGGCGCTCTTCGGCGCGCCGCGGGCGCACGAAACCGATCCGCTGCGCGCGGCCCGCGCCGCGCTCGACATTCACGACGCGCTCGACCAGCTGAGCGCGAAAAGCGCGCGGAGCTTGCAGGCGCATATCGGCATCGCAAGCGGCGAGGTGGTGGCGGGCGCAGTCAGCCGTGCCGATGCGCAGGACTACACGGTACACGGCGATGCGGTGAATCTTGCCGCGCGGCTGGTCTCGGCGGCGGGCGCGCGACAGACGTTATTGTCCGACGGCGTGCGGCGCGCGCTCGGCGACAGCGCGATCTGCGAGCCGATCGGCGAGATGCACTTCAAGGGCATCGACGTGCCCGCGCGCGCGTGGCGCCTCTCCTGCGTCGTGCGCGAACCCGCGCGTGCGAGCCGCAGCCGGTTCGTCGGGCGCAAGGCAGAACTGGAACAATTTCGTGGCATCGTGCGCGCGTGCATCGAACAGCGAGCGGGACACGTCGTCTATGTGCGCGGCGATGCGGGCATCGGCAAGACGCGGCTCGTCGATGAGATGCGCGTGTTTGCTCACACGCATCGCTTCGCCGTGCATCGGGGCCTCGTGCTCGACTTCGGCGTCGGCAAGGGGCAAGACCCGGTGCGCGCGATCATAGACAGCCTGCTGGGCCTGTCGCCCGCGGCGGATATCGAAGAGCGTAAGGCCGTGGCCGCGCGCCTTGTCGGCAATGGCATCATCCAGCCCGAGCAATGCGTCTTTCTCGACGATCTGCTCGACCTGCCGCAATCGGGCGAATGGCGCACGCTCTACGACGCGATGGATCACGGCGCGCGCAAGCGCGGCAAGCAGGCAGTCGTCGCGGCGCTGACGGCTGACGCATGCCGGCGCGGCGCGAGCATGATTGTCGTCGAAGACCTGCATTGGGCGGATGCCGAGGTGTTGGGCTATCTGTCTGCGTTCGCGTCTGGTATCGGAGGCGGCACGGGACTGCTGGTGATGACCTCGCGCATCGAAGGCGATCCGCTCGATGCCGCGCGGCGCGCCCGGATGCGCGACACGCCGCTCGCGACGATCGATCTCGGTCCGCTGCGCCGCGACGAAGCGCTGACGCTCGCGGGCAATTTCATCGACGCGACGCAGCGCGTGGCGCTCGCTTGCATCGAACGCGCGGACGGCAATCCGCTATTCCTCGAACAGCTTCTGCACAACGCCGAAGAAGGCAGCGGCGATGCCGTGCCGGCGTCGATCCAGAGTCTCGTGCTCGCGCGCATGGACCGGCTCGAAGCGCGCGACCGCGTGGCCTTCCAGGCGGCATCGGTGATCGGGCAGCGCTTCGGGCTCGCGCTGCTCAGACGGCTGATCGACGAGCCGGACTACGACTGCGGCACGTTGGTCGCCAATGCACTCGTGCTGCCCGAGGGCGATGATTTTCTGTTTGCGCACGCGCTGATTCAGGAAAGCGCGTACTCGACGCTGCTGCGGGCGCGGCGGCGCGAGTTGCATCGTCGCGCCGCCGACTGGTTCGCAGACAGCGACGCCGTGCTGCGCGCACAGCATCTGGATCGCGCTGAAGACGAGCGCGCGCCGCAGGCCTGCCTCGATGCAGCGCACGCGCAGCGGACCGCGCATTTCACGGAGTCCGCGCTGCATCTGATCGAACGCGGGCTTCGGATCGCGCAGTCGCCGCGCGACACGCATGCGCTGACGTGCTTCAAGGGCGAGTTGCAGTGCGATCTGGGGGACATTCCGGCGTCGATTGCCACGTATCGCTCCGCTGTCGATGCAGCACCCGATGATGCCAGCCGTTGTGTCGCGCAACTTGGACTCGCGGAAGGCTTGCGGGTCAGCGAGGGCTTGAGCGAAGCACTCGCGTTGCTCGACGCCGCGCAGCAGATAGCGGAACGCGAAGACAGCGTGAGCGAACTTGCGCGCCTGCATCATCTGCGCGGCAATATCCTGTTCCCGCTCGGACGGATTGACGACTGCCGGATCGAACACGAACGCGGGCTCGCTTACGCGCAGCGGCTCGGCTTGCCCGAAGCGGAGGCGCGTGCGCTGGGCGGCCTCGCCGATGCCGCCTATGCGCAAGGCCGGATGCGCACGGCATTCGAGCATTTCAGCCGTTGCGTCGCGTTGAGCCGCGAACATGGTTTCGGCCGCATCGAAGTGGCCAACCGGTCGATGCAAGGCTTTAGCCGTATCTATCTGAACGAGGCGCGCGAGGCCTGTGTCGATGCCATCGCTGCGTCGCGAGAGGCGGCGCTTGTTGGGCAGCCGCGCGCGCAGTTGCTATGCGAAACGCTGGGCGCGTTCGCGTGCTACGAAACGGGCGACATGCGCGCGGCACAGGTTCATCTCGAACAGGAGATGCGGTTGATCCGGCAACTCGGCGCGCGCCGCTTCGAGGCGCAGAACCTCGAGATGCAAGCGCGTGTGTTGCTCGAAAGCGGTCAGCGCGAGGAGGCGGCGCGCGTTTTGAGAGAGTCGTTGGCGCTGTGCCAGGAGGTCGGGATGCAGTTCAGCGCGCCGAAGGCATTGAGCGCGCTGAGCCGCGCTGTCGACGATGACGTCGAACGGACGCGTCTGCTTGCCGAAGGGGCCGATCTGCTGCGGCGCGGCGCGGTTGGTCACAATCATTTGTGGTTCTACCGCGATGCGATCGACGCCATGCTGTCGATGCGCGATCCGGCAGGTACGCTGCGCTATGTCGAGGCGCTGGAGCAGTACACGCGGGCCGAGCCATTACCGTGGGCGCAACTGTTCGCGGCCCGCGGTCGAGCGCTCGCTGCCGCGCTTGATGATTCAGCCGATGAAGGCTTTTTCCTGGAACTTCAGGGTGTGCGCGTGGCACTGGCGGCGGCGGGGTTCGATGGCGCGCGGCGCGCGGTGGATGCGGCGCTGGCAGTGAACCAGACTTCGCGGAAGCGTGATCGGTGA
- a CDS encoding diguanylate cyclase, with amino-acid sequence MLEHIPGDWAHTFSRRPKVLIADDQPVNVRALHALFKDDCDVFMATSGAQTIELCRKVMPDLILLDVVMDGMDGHEVCRRLKADPLTHTIPIIFVTAQTDEANEEFGLSLGAVDFITKPVKPAIVRARVRAHLSLKMQGDVLRSIALVDGLTGVGNRRKFEEDFDASWRHCLRESAPLSLVMVDVDYFKRYNDRYGHQAGDRCLQTVAKRITETLRRPYDTVGRYGGEEFACLLPNTPLEAATRIAMHMEEGVRALKLEHLDSGCAETVTISAGVATLLPTADSQPAELIDAADRQLYEAKHAGRGRVASPMRMMEG; translated from the coding sequence ATGCTAGAACACATCCCCGGAGACTGGGCTCACACGTTCTCGCGGCGTCCGAAGGTGCTCATCGCGGACGATCAGCCCGTGAACGTTCGCGCGCTGCATGCGCTCTTCAAGGACGATTGCGACGTGTTCATGGCGACCAGCGGCGCGCAGACCATCGAGCTGTGCCGCAAGGTAATGCCCGACCTGATCCTGCTCGACGTCGTGATGGACGGCATGGACGGCCATGAAGTGTGCCGCCGCCTGAAGGCCGATCCGCTGACGCACACGATTCCCATCATCTTCGTCACCGCGCAGACCGACGAAGCCAACGAAGAGTTCGGCCTGTCGCTAGGTGCCGTCGACTTCATCACGAAGCCGGTCAAGCCGGCCATCGTGCGTGCGCGGGTGCGCGCGCATCTGTCGTTGAAAATGCAGGGCGACGTGCTGCGCTCGATCGCGCTCGTCGACGGACTGACGGGCGTCGGCAACCGGCGCAAGTTCGAAGAGGATTTCGACGCGAGCTGGCGGCATTGCCTGCGCGAATCGGCGCCGCTGTCGCTGGTGATGGTCGACGTCGATTACTTCAAGCGCTACAACGACCGTTACGGGCATCAGGCGGGCGATCGCTGCCTGCAAACCGTAGCGAAACGGATAACGGAAACGCTGCGCCGCCCTTACGACACAGTGGGCCGTTATGGTGGCGAGGAATTCGCCTGCCTGTTGCCGAACACGCCGCTCGAAGCGGCGACACGTATCGCGATGCACATGGAAGAGGGCGTGCGCGCGCTCAAGCTCGAGCATCTCGATTCGGGTTGCGCGGAAACGGTCACGATCTCGGCGGGCGTCGCGACGCTGCTCCCGACTGCCGACTCGCAGCCCGCCGAGCTGATCGATGCCGCCGACCGCCAGCTTTACGAAGCGAAGCACGCGGGACGCGGCCGCGTCGCTTCGCCGATGCGGATGATGGAAGGTTAG
- a CDS encoding response regulator, with the protein MASRVFSRIPLPIRVTLFLVVVCALLIGSDVWRSVTSRQDQMEEMSVATANLARAMAQHADDTIKQADTTLVGVVERVEHDGVSTAALDRLHRLFVQRVTELPQLNGLYLYDRDGNWLANSQPTLVKTFNNADREYFAYHRTHADRGPHIGMPVKSRATGKWIIPVSRRIDGPDGQFAGVALATIDIEFFTRFYDSLDIGRYGAVALAADNGIMIVRRPFETRFIAKNIADTMLFKVHQKSGEAGRFVSKSAQDGVTRLNSVRNLSQYPLFVAAALAQEEILAPWWSDTLWHAAGTTVLVLMLAVFGWRLVRNANARTRIERKLAASLETTRAILDTAVNPILTLDRSGVILTLNPAGQKAFGYAEREIAGKDVRVLVSGTVNELFTRYASQFAENVEKDPREIASECELAGLRKDGSEFPIHVSTGTMVTGGERRFVCVITDMSEQIRERAELSEARDQLLLAADIAELGIWSWEFATDALRWNTRMFEIFGYTSTPAEGLRFEHWLSRVYEPDRAPAVEKLEAAFAGEITAKHIHLPLYRIVLPDGEIRHIQTTFTVQRDVSGKPVGMTGVNHDVTEPRNIELRLRDAKQQADAANEAKSAFLANMSHEIRTPLNAVLGMLDLVQSTGLNERQGGYVVKAETAAKSLLGLLNDILDYSKIEAGKLQLDTHTFEIEPLMQDLGVVLSGNQYDKEVEVLFDISPDLPPVVIGDSLRLQQVLVNLAGNALKFTIKGQVVVSFTLLSRLDNGVRVRISVTDSGIGISETQLTQIFEGFSQAEVSTTRRFGGTGLGLAISQRLVELMGGKLEVASELGKGSRFWFDINLGVSDVVPVDHFDLYQPRDRRLRVLVADDNGIAREVLSRTARALGWEADVVPGGISAVKLTSAAERENEGYDVILLDWRMPDLDGLAAARRIDEARAGRSTPAIVMITAYGQEVLAAAQESDDMPFDAFVTKPVTPKQLAQTVQRVLTGQKATHTKRTAAHVPAGAGRLAGLRLLVVEDNPLNREVAEGLLSREGAQVALAESGLEGVEKVLTGTRVFDAVLMDMQMPDVDGLEATRLIRTHERFASLPIIAMTANATRADRDACLAAGMNDHVGKPIDVAQLVNALLSHTLAHTRASAPLASTANSSTGDEPAANELLERKESIVGRFGGSEDLIRKALGVFVSEMERHLDDLRDEAEQGGTGRSAALLHAIKGSAGTMGAKALADAAAALEHRVIEAHDADGGEAAASVAHVDVDRLERLLLDSVARLRVVFGSRQSAHAAGAAQLQTDEYRERLGRLLERLESSNLEALDLAETLAPHVPSALQPRFDRLLAEIEALDFVTAAASTREMLDNLTC; encoded by the coding sequence TTGGCCAGTCGTGTTTTCAGTCGTATCCCGCTTCCCATCCGGGTGACGTTGTTCCTCGTCGTCGTCTGCGCGCTGCTGATCGGCAGTGACGTATGGCGCAGCGTCACGTCGCGTCAGGACCAGATGGAGGAAATGTCCGTCGCGACCGCGAACCTCGCGCGCGCCATGGCGCAGCACGCCGACGACACCATTAAGCAGGCCGACACCACGCTGGTGGGCGTCGTGGAGCGCGTCGAGCATGACGGCGTCAGCACGGCCGCGCTCGACCGGCTGCATCGGCTGTTCGTGCAGCGCGTGACGGAGTTGCCGCAACTCAACGGCCTGTATCTCTACGACCGCGACGGCAACTGGCTCGCGAACTCGCAGCCCACGCTCGTCAAGACCTTCAACAACGCCGACCGCGAATATTTTGCCTATCACCGTACGCATGCCGACCGTGGCCCGCACATCGGCATGCCCGTGAAAAGCCGTGCGACGGGGAAATGGATCATCCCCGTATCGCGCCGCATCGACGGCCCGGACGGACAGTTCGCCGGCGTCGCGCTCGCGACCATCGACATCGAGTTCTTCACGCGCTTCTACGACAGCCTCGATATCGGCCGATACGGCGCGGTCGCGCTCGCTGCGGACAACGGCATCATGATCGTGCGCCGTCCATTCGAGACGCGCTTCATCGCCAAGAACATCGCCGATACGATGCTATTCAAGGTGCACCAGAAATCGGGCGAAGCGGGCCGCTTCGTGTCGAAATCGGCGCAGGACGGCGTGACGCGCCTGAACAGCGTGCGCAATCTGAGCCAGTACCCGCTCTTCGTCGCCGCGGCGCTCGCGCAGGAGGAGATCCTTGCGCCGTGGTGGTCGGATACGTTATGGCATGCGGCGGGCACGACCGTGCTCGTGCTGATGCTCGCTGTGTTCGGCTGGCGGCTGGTGCGCAACGCGAACGCGCGCACGCGCATCGAGCGCAAGTTGGCCGCGAGTCTCGAAACGACGCGCGCGATTCTCGACACCGCCGTCAATCCCATCCTCACGCTCGACCGCTCGGGCGTGATCCTGACGCTCAACCCGGCGGGCCAGAAGGCGTTCGGTTACGCGGAGCGCGAGATCGCCGGCAAGGATGTGCGCGTGCTCGTGTCGGGCACGGTCAACGAACTGTTCACCCGCTATGCGTCGCAGTTCGCCGAGAACGTCGAAAAGGACCCACGCGAGATCGCCAGCGAATGCGAGCTGGCCGGCTTGCGCAAGGACGGCAGCGAGTTCCCCATCCATGTGTCAACGGGGACGATGGTGACGGGCGGCGAGCGCCGTTTCGTCTGCGTGATCACGGATATGTCCGAGCAGATTCGCGAGCGCGCCGAGTTGTCGGAAGCGCGCGACCAGTTGCTGCTGGCCGCCGATATCGCCGAGCTTGGTATCTGGTCATGGGAGTTTGCAACCGACGCGCTGCGCTGGAACACGCGCATGTTCGAGATTTTCGGCTACACGTCGACACCCGCCGAAGGATTGCGTTTCGAGCACTGGCTGTCGCGCGTGTACGAACCGGACCGCGCGCCTGCCGTCGAAAAACTGGAAGCCGCGTTTGCCGGCGAAATCACGGCGAAGCACATCCATCTGCCGCTCTACCGGATCGTGCTGCCCGACGGCGAAATTCGCCATATCCAGACCACCTTCACCGTCCAGCGCGACGTATCGGGCAAACCGGTCGGCATGACGGGCGTGAATCACGACGTCACCGAGCCGCGCAATATCGAGCTTCGGCTGCGCGACGCGAAGCAGCAGGCCGACGCGGCGAATGAAGCGAAGTCGGCGTTCCTCGCGAACATGAGCCACGAAATCCGCACGCCGTTGAACGCGGTGCTGGGCATGCTCGATCTCGTGCAATCCACAGGACTCAACGAGCGGCAGGGCGGCTACGTCGTAAAAGCCGAGACGGCGGCGAAGTCGCTGCTCGGCTTGCTCAACGACATTCTCGACTACTCGAAGATCGAAGCCGGCAAGCTCCAGCTCGACACGCATACGTTCGAAATCGAGCCGCTGATGCAGGACCTCGGCGTTGTGCTGTCGGGCAACCAGTACGACAAGGAAGTCGAAGTCCTGTTCGATATCAGCCCGGATTTGCCGCCTGTCGTGATCGGCGACAGCTTGCGGCTGCAACAGGTGCTCGTGAATCTCGCGGGCAATGCGCTCAAGTTTACGATCAAAGGGCAGGTAGTCGTCAGCTTCACGCTGCTGTCCCGGCTCGATAACGGCGTGCGCGTGCGGATCTCGGTGACGGACAGCGGCATCGGCATCAGCGAGACGCAGCTCACGCAGATTTTCGAAGGCTTCAGCCAGGCCGAAGTGTCGACCACGCGCCGTTTCGGCGGCACCGGGCTTGGCCTTGCGATCAGCCAGCGGCTCGTCGAACTGATGGGCGGCAAGCTCGAAGTGGCGAGCGAACTCGGCAAGGGCAGCCGCTTCTGGTTCGACATCAATCTCGGTGTCAGCGATGTCGTGCCCGTGGACCACTTCGATCTTTATCAACCGCGCGACCGGCGCTTGCGCGTGCTCGTCGCCGACGACAACGGTATCGCCCGCGAAGTGTTGTCGCGCACGGCGCGCGCGCTCGGCTGGGAAGCGGACGTGGTGCCGGGCGGCATTTCAGCCGTCAAGCTGACGAGCGCCGCCGAGCGCGAGAACGAAGGCTACGACGTGATCCTGCTCGATTGGCGCATGCCCGATCTCGACGGCCTGGCAGCGGCGCGGCGGATCGATGAAGCGCGCGCGGGCCGCAGCACGCCCGCTATCGTGATGATCACCGCGTACGGTCAGGAAGTGCTCGCCGCCGCGCAGGAATCCGACGACATGCCGTTCGATGCCTTCGTCACGAAGCCCGTCACGCCGAAGCAGCTTGCGCAGACCGTGCAGCGCGTGCTGACGGGCCAGAAGGCGACCCACACGAAACGGACCGCGGCGCACGTGCCCGCTGGCGCCGGGCGGCTGGCGGGCCTCAGGTTGCTGGTCGTCGAAGACAATCCGCTGAACCGCGAAGTGGCCGAAGGCTTGTTGAGCCGCGAGGGCGCGCAGGTGGCGCTCGCCGAAAGCGGGCTCGAAGGCGTGGAGAAGGTGCTGACGGGCACGCGCGTGTTCGACGCGGTGCTGATGGACATGCAGATGCCGGATGTCGATGGTCTCGAAGCGACGCGGCTGATTCGCACGCACGAGCGCTTCGCGTCGCTGCCGATCATCGCGATGACGGCGAACGCGACCCGCGCGGACCGCGACGCGTGTCTCGCGGCGGGCATGAACGACCACGTCGGCAAGCCGATCGACGTCGCGCAACTGGTCAACGCGCTGTTGTCACATACGCTGGCCCATACGCGAGCAAGTGCGCCGCTGGCGTCGACGGCGAACTCAAGCACCGGCGATGAACCTGCCGCGAACGAATTGCTCGAACGAAAGGAATCGATCGTCGGGCGTTTTGGCGGCAGTGAAGACCTGATCCGCAAGGCGCTCGGCGTGTTCGTGAGCGAAATGGAGCGGCATCTCGACGACTTGCGCGACGAAGCGGAGCAGGGCGGCACGGGACGCAGCGCGGCGCTGCTGCATGCGATCAAAGGCAGCGCGGGAACGATGGGCGCCAAGGCGCTCGCCGATGCCGCGGCGGCGCTCGAACATCGCGTGATCGAGGCGCACGACGCGGACGGGGGCGAAGCAGCGGCATCCGTCGCACACGTTGATGTGGACCGCCTCGAACGTCTGCTGCTCGATAGCGTTGCGCGGTTGCGTGTCGTGTTCGGCAGCAGGCAAAGCGCGCATGCGGCGGGCGCCGCCCAGCTGCAGACGGACGAATATCGCGAGCGGCTTGGACGCCTGCTCGAACGGCTGGAGTCGTCCAATCTGGAAGCGCTCGATCTCGCGGAAACGCTCGCGCCGCATGTGCCGTCAGCGTTGCAGCCGCGCTTCGACCGGCTGCTCGCCGAGATCGAAGCGCTCGACTTCGTCACGGCTGCCGCAAGCACGCGTGAGATGCTGGATAACCTGACATGCTAG
- a CDS encoding ABC transporter ATP-binding protein, whose amino-acid sequence MTAAERRPVLDVRGFSLKFSNAPDVPNVVDNVSFPVHAGETLCMVGESGCGKSVTSLALMGLLASPPARRVAGSALFEGMDLFALSERELADIRGNRMSMIFQEPMTSLNPAYTIGEQIGESIRRHRGVSRAEAREEALKMLRLVHIPAPETRLDTFPHQLSGGMRQRVMIAMALANRPRLLIADEPTTALDVTIQAQVLSLVRTLQAETGTAMLLITHDLGVVAEVADHVAVMYAGRIVEYGTVADLFDDPQHPYTIGLMGAIPSVGKREGSLATIRGSVPSPEQMPRGCRFAPRCPFAEQRCIDAAPPDRTLSGEHRVACWLAPVEQLVKPVQQKELT is encoded by the coding sequence ATGACCGCTGCTGAACGCCGGCCGGTTCTCGATGTACGCGGCTTCTCGCTGAAGTTTTCGAACGCGCCCGATGTGCCGAATGTCGTCGATAACGTCTCTTTTCCCGTCCATGCAGGCGAGACACTGTGCATGGTCGGCGAGTCGGGCTGCGGCAAGAGCGTCACGTCGCTGGCGCTGATGGGTTTGCTCGCGAGTCCGCCCGCACGGCGCGTCGCGGGCTCCGCGCTGTTCGAAGGCATGGATCTGTTCGCGCTGTCCGAGCGGGAGCTGGCCGACATTCGCGGCAACCGGATGTCGATGATTTTCCAGGAGCCGATGACCTCGCTCAATCCCGCCTATACGATCGGCGAGCAGATTGGCGAGAGCATCCGGCGGCATCGCGGCGTCAGCCGCGCAGAGGCGCGCGAAGAAGCGCTGAAGATGCTGCGCCTCGTCCATATTCCCGCACCCGAAACGCGGCTCGACACTTTCCCGCATCAACTGTCGGGCGGCATGCGCCAACGCGTGATGATCGCGATGGCGCTCGCGAACCGCCCGCGTCTTCTGATCGCCGACGAGCCGACCACCGCGCTCGACGTGACCATCCAGGCGCAGGTGCTGTCGCTCGTGCGCACGCTTCAGGCGGAGACGGGCACAGCGATGCTGCTGATCACGCACGATCTCGGCGTGGTCGCCGAAGTCGCGGATCACGTCGCAGTGATGTACGCGGGCCGGATCGTCGAATACGGCACGGTCGCCGATCTGTTCGACGACCCTCAGCATCCGTACACGATCGGGCTGATGGGCGCGATTCCGTCGGTCGGAAAGCGCGAAGGGTCGCTGGCGACGATTCGCGGCTCAGTGCCGTCGCCCGAGCAGATGCCGCGCGGCTGCCGCTTCGCGCCGCGCTGCCCGTTCGCGGAGCAGCGCTGCATCGACGCCGCGCCGCCCGACCGGACGCTGTCGGGCGAGCATCGCGTCGCATGCTGGCTCGCGCCTGTCGAACAGCTCGTCAAGCCGGTTCAGCAGAAGGAGCTGACATGA